One window of Desulfovibrio subterraneus genomic DNA carries:
- a CDS encoding XrtA system polysaccharide deacetylase produces the protein MEQENFSRTGRDRSHLASQHIAFAAQAGSAGLVNALTVDVEDYFHVSAFEGVISPSDWDSMPHRVVGNTMRVLELFAEYRVRGTFFVLGWVAEKYPFLVRHIADAGHEIASHGCSHRRLHHLNRNEVREELYRSRVMLEDMTGTPVEGYRAPSWSICSSTLWVLDELIEQGYRYDSSIFPIYHDLYGIPDAPRLPYVIRREGGTLLEFPPTTYRFSIAGCRWNFPIAGGGYLRLLHPQMVQRGIRHVNLREGTPAVLYFHPWEIDPKQPRVGVRGKSRFRHYLNLDKMEGRLRYLLVRNRFSSMCDVLQQTDRDIVVDDPPSGLEATLHGTSDATLQQGEK, from the coding sequence ATGGAACAGGAGAACTTCTCAAGAACGGGACGGGACCGTTCTCACTTAGCATCGCAGCACATAGCCTTTGCTGCGCAGGCCGGTTCTGCAGGTCTTGTTAACGCGCTCACCGTTGATGTGGAAGACTACTTTCATGTCAGCGCATTCGAGGGCGTCATTTCTCCATCAGACTGGGACTCCATGCCGCACCGCGTGGTGGGTAACACCATGCGGGTTCTTGAACTTTTTGCTGAATATCGAGTTCGAGGAACATTTTTTGTGCTCGGCTGGGTGGCCGAAAAGTATCCCTTCCTTGTCCGTCATATTGCGGATGCCGGCCACGAGATAGCCAGCCATGGCTGCTCACACCGCAGACTCCATCATCTTAATCGTAACGAAGTGCGCGAAGAGTTGTATCGATCCCGCGTTATGCTGGAAGATATGACCGGAACGCCTGTCGAAGGGTATCGCGCTCCAAGTTGGTCAATCTGTTCCTCAACCCTGTGGGTACTCGATGAGCTGATTGAACAGGGCTACCGTTACGATTCCAGCATTTTCCCTATCTATCACGATTTATACGGTATTCCTGATGCTCCTCGGCTGCCGTATGTCATCCGTCGCGAAGGCGGGACGCTGCTTGAGTTTCCGCCCACCACTTATCGGTTTTCCATTGCGGGATGTCGATGGAACTTTCCCATTGCTGGTGGCGGCTATCTGCGGCTTTTGCATCCGCAGATGGTGCAGCGTGGCATTCGTCACGTCAACTTGCGTGAAGGCACGCCTGCTGTGTTGTATTTTCATCCTTGGGAGATTGATCCGAAGCAGCCGCGGGTGGGGGTACGGGGCAAGTCACGGTTCCGGCACTATCTCAATCTGGACAAGATGGAGGGCCGTCTGCGCTATCTATTGGTTCGTAACCGTTTCTCGAGCATGTGTGATGTCCTGCAACAGACAGATAGGGATATAGTTGTCGATGATCCACCTTCCGGATTGGAAGCAACACTCCATGGCACATCAGATGCAACGTTGCAACAGGGGGAGAAGTAG
- the xrtA gene encoding exosortase A, translating into MAARHEYSWVLLPLLAMVFMYFGIVGGMVDDWINDENYSHGFMIPGIAAFFLWRSRNELAACPSAPSYWGLLPLLLGGTMYLAGTVVQEYFLMRSSLIVILTGTIWLLLGFRMLRLMALPVGYLIFMVPLPYTVYNSMAFPLKLFVTRVSVYLLKLTGLPVMREGNVIIFPNITLEVVEACSGMRSLVSLVAMGVAYAFIALKHPWQRVLLVLGTVPIAVASNVLRVYGTGVLSRYYGAAAAEGFFHEFAGIAVFLVALAGLILFGTLLNVVGRRIHAK; encoded by the coding sequence GTGGCTGCACGGCATGAGTATTCTTGGGTGCTGCTTCCGTTGCTGGCTATGGTCTTTATGTATTTTGGCATAGTCGGCGGTATGGTTGATGACTGGATCAACGACGAGAATTACTCGCACGGATTCATGATTCCCGGAATAGCGGCTTTTTTCCTTTGGCGTTCGCGCAATGAGTTGGCAGCCTGCCCTTCGGCACCATCGTATTGGGGGCTGCTTCCCCTCCTGCTTGGCGGAACCATGTATCTGGCAGGTACCGTGGTGCAGGAGTATTTTCTCATGCGATCTTCACTTATCGTTATTCTTACCGGGACTATCTGGCTTCTGCTCGGTTTTCGCATGTTGAGACTAATGGCTTTGCCTGTGGGGTATTTAATCTTCATGGTGCCTTTGCCTTACACTGTTTATAACTCTATGGCATTTCCCCTCAAACTGTTCGTCACCCGTGTGTCGGTTTATCTGCTAAAACTGACCGGGTTACCTGTGATGCGTGAGGGCAATGTGATCATTTTTCCCAACATTACGCTTGAAGTGGTTGAAGCGTGCAGTGGTATGCGGTCTCTCGTCAGTCTTGTGGCCATGGGCGTGGCCTATGCCTTTATTGCCTTGAAGCACCCTTGGCAAAGGGTGTTGTTAGTGCTGGGGACTGTTCCTATTGCCGTGGCGAGCAATGTGCTGCGTGTGTACGGAACCGGGGTGTTGTCCAGATACTATGGTGCGGCTGCGGCAGAGGGCTTTTTCCATGAATTTGCCGGAATAGCCGTTTTTCTTGTGGCGTTGGCCGGACTTATTCTCTTCGGTACCCTTCTGAATGTTGTGGGGAGGCGTATTCATGCGAAATAG
- a CDS encoding exosortase C-terminal domain/associated protein EpsI, which translates to MRNRCIVLALLLALFGVVGSMRSAVTTPSYVPFNTFPIKIGDWMMQTSFSMTDRELSLLQLSDYMLRRYASPAGSSLDLYVGYHGGGKETGPIHSPKHCLPGSGWLAERTDIVSLSLDNGEQIKAVRAVYGKDGDTVAFYYWFDVLGKTYVDEYALKFAEIMGVLLRNRRDALLVRVSVPTSGDVQRDNEIVQSFIRVFYPTLRHFIPV; encoded by the coding sequence ATGCGAAATAGATGCATTGTTCTTGCCTTGCTTCTGGCTCTGTTCGGCGTGGTCGGCAGCATGCGTTCCGCAGTGACCACGCCTTCCTATGTTCCGTTCAACACCTTTCCAATCAAAATTGGCGATTGGATGATGCAAACAAGTTTCAGCATGACGGATCGTGAACTGAGCCTTTTGCAACTCTCGGACTACATGCTGCGTCGCTATGCCTCGCCTGCCGGATCCAGTCTCGACCTCTACGTGGGATACCACGGAGGAGGCAAGGAGACCGGCCCTATCCATTCTCCCAAGCACTGCCTGCCGGGAAGTGGTTGGCTGGCGGAGCGTACGGATATTGTGTCCCTTTCTTTGGATAATGGTGAGCAGATCAAGGCGGTGCGGGCTGTCTATGGCAAGGATGGCGACACCGTTGCTTTTTATTATTGGTTTGATGTGCTTGGAAAAACATATGTTGATGAATATGCGTTAAAGTTCGCTGAAATCATGGGAGTTCTTCTGCGCAATCGTCGAGATGCACTGCTGGTGAGGGTATCCGTTCCGACGAGCGGGGATGTGCAGAGGGATAATGAAATTGTACAGAGTTTTATTAGGGTATTTTACCCCACGTTGAGACATTTTATTCCGGTTTAA
- the prsK gene encoding XrtA/PEP-CTERM system histidine kinase PrsK: MFGSIIAGTAAMLLVALGGARLRRGGSAIWSVPAFLVSGVLIGMEQAMISMPDLAGRLLHPVIILHALLCPAWLLFSYSYIREFSFASLKGRSGVFFYGSFIPCIVAVLNKPDAFFYSPDFRFDQALFLEPLSFFFYLQILLFFFIAVGNIEVSLMSAEHGVRWKVKYALLGAGTIIAVHVLFYSQALITRMINMDYLVLKSFGVIIGSMLFYYSEAVRNGSGVMLSGRKMARSAMSILAGVYLLGLGIVLEGYRYFGSSFSKYALISLFFCVALGSVIMLFSDRIRRKLRLQMHSLFFKEKYDYRKQWMELTKNMSEAKRTSDLLHIVLVHMCETFGFAGGGFLPADRADPCTLRTGVFHELPLFADIPREDCKALFAMGGEALPLESIEGRITPETYERFVLAEISMVLPVHAGTEPEGLLLFGRGIDSNEEHGPEDFQLLAVEAQQVGLTVRSFRHGEELAVAREMEAMGRVAALILHDLKNQVYPLSLMLGNAQEFMDNKEFQEDLLRTLRNIVNNMMKLIRQLTEVPDKTTLSKESVELTKLAESVAAMVPQATVVVRGGPEEVQGDKEQLEKVILNLFTNAIEAGGEPHIEVEVGRDGVSPFIRVSDKGGGIDETILREGLFTPFRTSKKRGMGIGLYHCRKIMDAHNGKVLVENRAGVGATFTLSFGSVPGQN, from the coding sequence ATGTTCGGGAGCATTATTGCAGGAACAGCGGCAATGTTGTTGGTTGCGTTGGGCGGTGCAAGGTTGCGCAGAGGGGGCAGCGCCATCTGGTCCGTGCCTGCATTTCTTGTCAGTGGTGTGCTCATTGGCATGGAGCAGGCGATGATATCCATGCCGGATTTGGCTGGACGCTTATTGCATCCGGTCATCATTCTGCATGCCCTTCTCTGCCCGGCATGGCTGTTGTTCAGCTACAGTTACATTCGGGAATTCTCCTTTGCTTCTTTAAAGGGTAGAAGTGGGGTCTTTTTCTATGGCTCTTTCATTCCCTGCATTGTGGCAGTGCTGAACAAGCCTGATGCCTTTTTCTATTCACCAGATTTCAGATTCGATCAGGCTTTGTTTCTTGAGCCGCTTTCATTTTTCTTTTATCTGCAGATTCTTTTGTTCTTTTTTATAGCTGTAGGAAATATTGAAGTATCACTGATGTCTGCAGAACATGGTGTGCGTTGGAAGGTGAAATATGCGCTGCTTGGGGCTGGAACAATCATTGCGGTGCATGTGCTGTTTTACAGTCAGGCACTTATAACTCGTATGATCAATATGGATTACCTTGTGCTCAAGTCCTTCGGGGTAATCATAGGTAGTATGCTGTTTTATTATAGTGAGGCTGTCAGAAACGGCTCTGGTGTCATGCTTTCGGGAAGAAAGATGGCCCGGTCAGCTATGAGCATTCTTGCAGGTGTCTACCTACTCGGACTTGGTATAGTGCTTGAAGGATACCGTTACTTTGGCTCAAGTTTTTCAAAGTATGCATTGATATCTTTGTTTTTCTGTGTGGCACTTGGCAGTGTCATCATGTTGTTTTCTGACAGAATTCGCAGGAAATTGCGATTGCAGATGCACTCTTTGTTTTTCAAGGAGAAATATGACTACAGGAAGCAATGGATGGAACTGACAAAAAATATGTCAGAGGCGAAAAGAACATCTGATCTTTTGCATATTGTTCTGGTGCATATGTGCGAGACGTTCGGATTTGCTGGTGGTGGTTTCCTTCCTGCCGACCGGGCAGACCCATGTACCTTGCGTACAGGCGTGTTTCATGAACTGCCTCTGTTCGCAGATATTCCCCGGGAAGACTGTAAAGCCCTTTTTGCCATGGGCGGCGAGGCATTACCTCTTGAATCCATCGAGGGGAGGATTACCCCGGAAACGTATGAACGCTTCGTTTTAGCGGAAATTTCCATGGTTCTTCCTGTGCATGCGGGAACTGAGCCGGAAGGCCTTCTTCTCTTCGGGCGTGGAATAGATAGTAATGAAGAGCACGGGCCTGAAGATTTTCAGTTGCTGGCTGTGGAAGCGCAGCAGGTAGGCCTTACTGTGCGTAGTTTTCGTCACGGAGAGGAGCTTGCGGTGGCCAGAGAAATGGAAGCTATGGGCCGCGTTGCAGCGCTTATTCTCCATGATCTCAAAAATCAGGTTTATCCCTTGTCCCTTATGCTCGGTAACGCGCAAGAATTCATGGATAATAAGGAGTTTCAGGAGGATTTGCTCCGGACGCTTCGTAATATCGTGAATAATATGATGAAGCTTATTCGCCAACTGACTGAAGTTCCTGATAAAACAACACTGTCCAAGGAGTCGGTCGAGTTGACGAAGCTGGCTGAGAGTGTCGCCGCAATGGTACCTCAGGCGACAGTTGTCGTCAGGGGGGGGCCCGAAGAGGTGCAGGGCGATAAGGAGCAGCTTGAAAAAGTGATCCTCAACCTGTTCACGAATGCCATAGAGGCTGGAGGTGAACCGCATATTGAGGTGGAAGTGGGGAGGGACGGAGTATCGCCGTTCATCAGAGTTTCGGACAAAGGCGGTGGCATTGATGAAACTATTCTGCGTGAAGGGCTGTTCACTCCCTTCCGCACCTCCAAAAAACGGGGGATGGGAATAGGGCTGTATCATTGTCGTAAGATCATGGATGCACATAACGGCAAGGTACTCGTGGAGAACAGGGCTGGAGTGGGGGCTACATTTACCCTCTCTTTTGGTTCTGTCCCGGGCCAGAACTAG
- the prsR gene encoding PEP-CTERM-box response regulator transcription factor gives MHSLLIVDDNEDVRSQLRWGLSKEGYDLHLAGDGEEAMALFRKHAPGVVTLDLGLPPDPEGTSEGFRLLSEMLKECPETQVIVITGHHDKKNALKAINSGAYDFCRKPVDLSEIKVLINRGFYLHSLRSENAKVLPVAAEGRTEDFMEGFIGTCSAMKEVYYSIRKVAATDVPVLVTGESGTGKELVARAIHARGLRKAASMVTINCGAIPENLLEAEFFGHEKGAFTGAISRVQGKVEYADKGTLFLDEIGDLPFNMQVKLLRFLQEMVFQRVGGRADILVNTRIIAATNVDLEEAMNAGRFREDLYYRIGVVSIHLPPLREREDDVLLLADMFLEQMSRENNVAVNGFTASARKAMLHYSWPGNVRELENKVRRAVIMAGGQRISAEDLNLDERAPQSSGQPANVTLKEARNAVEKEMVDAALKRFSGNIVQAAKSIGVSRPTFYDLLKKHDISV, from the coding sequence ATGCATTCTCTACTGATAGTTGATGATAACGAGGACGTTCGCAGCCAGTTGCGATGGGGGCTTTCCAAGGAAGGCTATGACTTGCATCTGGCAGGAGACGGCGAAGAGGCCATGGCGTTATTCCGGAAACATGCCCCAGGTGTCGTGACGCTGGACCTCGGGTTGCCTCCTGATCCGGAAGGGACCAGTGAAGGATTCCGTCTGCTAAGTGAGATGCTCAAGGAATGTCCTGAGACGCAAGTGATTGTAATAACAGGACATCATGATAAGAAGAATGCACTTAAGGCTATAAATTCAGGTGCGTACGACTTTTGTCGTAAGCCGGTGGATCTTTCCGAGATCAAGGTGCTCATTAATCGTGGGTTTTATCTGCACAGCCTGCGAAGTGAAAATGCAAAAGTCCTTCCGGTAGCTGCCGAAGGCAGGACTGAGGATTTCATGGAGGGCTTTATCGGTACGTGCTCCGCCATGAAGGAAGTTTACTACTCCATCCGTAAAGTTGCTGCGACGGATGTTCCCGTGTTGGTGACAGGAGAATCCGGCACAGGCAAGGAGCTTGTTGCCCGTGCTATTCATGCCAGAGGATTGCGAAAGGCCGCGTCAATGGTCACCATCAACTGTGGTGCCATTCCTGAAAACCTGCTTGAAGCCGAGTTCTTTGGTCATGAAAAGGGAGCTTTCACGGGGGCGATCAGTAGGGTGCAGGGTAAGGTGGAATATGCAGATAAAGGTACTCTGTTTCTTGATGAAATAGGAGATCTTCCTTTCAATATGCAGGTAAAACTGCTGCGTTTTCTTCAGGAAATGGTGTTTCAGCGGGTGGGCGGCAGGGCTGATATTTTAGTGAATACCCGTATTATCGCCGCTACCAATGTTGATCTTGAAGAGGCGATGAATGCCGGCAGATTCCGCGAGGATTTGTATTACCGTATAGGAGTTGTGAGTATTCATCTGCCCCCTCTGCGTGAACGCGAAGATGATGTGCTCTTGCTGGCGGATATGTTTCTTGAACAGATGTCGCGTGAAAATAATGTTGCCGTAAACGGATTTACGGCGTCAGCCCGTAAGGCAATGCTGCATTATAGCTGGCCTGGCAACGTTCGTGAGCTCGAAAATAAGGTGCGCCGTGCCGTGATCATGGCAGGCGGACAGCGCATCTCTGCCGAGGATCTCAATCTGGATGAAAGGGCTCCGCAAAGCAGCGGCCAACCGGCCAATGTTACTCTGAAAGAAGCCCGCAATGCAGTGGAAAAAGAAATGGTGGATGCTGCGTTGAAACGGTTTTCCGGCAACATCGTGCAGGCCGCCAAGTCAATCGGCGTCAGCAGACCCACCTTCTATGACCTGCTCAAAAAGCACGATATCTCGGTGTAG
- a CDS encoding acyltransferase family protein produces MDITKASLALPIVWGTLLFLLLSTRRKSARLLGGELVPDRNFSNSFKGIATFLVLYHHSYLYHPESYWYLFGGGEFFTGVSLFFFISGVGLSLSQGARPSTFSRFIGRRFWVLAPLVFLCMEARAILGPLMGRELALETSVVTLLGMREWYLVAIWCWYLLFIVVHSTIASRTIRNILFLCIGGALWGGLQWAAQDNYMAAMWLRFPLSFMLGVMLADRMTFITSWLQKGKGLAALTVMLLCGAGYLAFAGVGHWQTPWGYAILELLIIPTAWSMCVLFLLYVGVSRFLLVLGIYSLPIYLLQVPLIRYGVWFSPQSGPLTLLGTWGGIILGSILLQEMAGTLKKVVSSIFPAHVPVVGRLR; encoded by the coding sequence ATGGATATAACCAAGGCGAGTCTGGCGCTCCCGATAGTATGGGGAACTTTGTTGTTCCTGCTGCTTTCAACACGGCGCAAGAGTGCGCGACTGCTTGGTGGAGAGTTGGTTCCGGATAGGAACTTTTCGAATAGCTTCAAGGGGATTGCTACCTTCCTCGTGCTGTACCATCATTCATATCTCTATCATCCCGAGTCATATTGGTATCTCTTCGGTGGTGGTGAATTTTTCACCGGCGTTTCCTTGTTTTTCTTTATTTCGGGGGTGGGGTTGAGCCTGTCTCAGGGAGCCCGCCCAAGTACCTTTTCAAGGTTTATAGGGCGACGGTTCTGGGTTCTGGCCCCGCTTGTTTTTCTTTGTATGGAAGCAAGAGCCATACTGGGGCCGCTAATGGGGCGGGAACTGGCCCTTGAAACCTCCGTTGTTACTCTGCTCGGAATGCGAGAATGGTATCTCGTTGCTATCTGGTGCTGGTATCTGCTCTTTATTGTTGTTCATTCCACTATAGCATCCAGAACTATCCGGAATATTCTCTTCCTATGTATCGGAGGGGCTCTTTGGGGTGGATTGCAGTGGGCCGCCCAAGATAATTATATGGCCGCCATGTGGTTGCGTTTTCCTCTTTCATTCATGCTCGGGGTGATGCTGGCGGATAGGATGACGTTTATTACAAGCTGGTTGCAGAAGGGGAAAGGCCTTGCGGCACTGACCGTCATGCTGCTTTGCGGGGCAGGCTACCTTGCATTTGCAGGCGTGGGCCATTGGCAGACTCCTTGGGGGTATGCAATTCTGGAATTGTTAATCATCCCCACTGCATGGTCCATGTGCGTTCTGTTTCTTCTGTATGTCGGTGTGTCACGTTTTCTGCTTGTGCTCGGGATCTATTCATTGCCCATCTATCTATTGCAGGTGCCTCTTATCCGATATGGTGTCTGGTTCTCGCCGCAAAGCGGACCACTGACACTCCTGGGGACATGGGGTGGGATTATTTTGGGTTCCATTTTATTGCAGGAAATGGCTGGCACTCTGAAAAAAGTGGTTTCTTCCATTTTCCCCGCGCATGTCCCAGTTGTTGGTAGGTTGAGATAA
- a CDS encoding glycosyltransferase produces MSRPTFWTVPRIGAQWAGLLMALFTRSSFRRSLAAKPCIVHAHYAFPEAEAAAKLAAETGLPLVVTVHGSDINLLGTCPARRKRIVRTLERADAVVGVSKALCERVCAMGIDRAKVSHVPNGVDLGCFQPVPEERDTQRVESEQIGSRKVLLAVGRLESVKAYDRLLQAFAMLDDDCALVFAGDGSLRSSLQQQAGLLGVKERVLFLGALSRDDLAAWYRKASLLVISSHSEGWPTIIYEALACNTPVVAPDVGGIREILHSPELGVLLTDNAPLKLAEGIRGALATCWRMDVLRNEAERNSWDSIARQYVEIYRKVV; encoded by the coding sequence GTGTCTCGCCCCACGTTCTGGACTGTTCCCAGAATTGGAGCGCAGTGGGCAGGGCTGTTGATGGCGTTATTTACCCGTAGCAGCTTCAGGCGCTCGCTCGCGGCCAAACCGTGCATTGTACATGCCCATTATGCCTTTCCGGAAGCGGAGGCGGCAGCCAAACTTGCGGCTGAAACAGGCCTGCCGCTTGTCGTGACGGTACACGGCTCGGATATCAACTTGTTGGGGACCTGTCCCGCACGGCGTAAGCGAATTGTCAGGACACTTGAACGTGCTGATGCTGTTGTCGGTGTCTCCAAGGCCCTGTGCGAGAGAGTCTGCGCCATGGGTATTGACCGGGCAAAGGTTTCACATGTGCCCAACGGGGTGGACCTTGGGTGTTTCCAGCCGGTGCCGGAAGAAAGGGATACACAGCGAGTCGAATCGGAACAGATAGGCTCCAGAAAGGTGCTGCTGGCTGTAGGCCGGCTCGAATCCGTAAAAGCCTATGACAGGCTCTTGCAGGCTTTTGCCATGCTGGATGACGATTGCGCGCTGGTTTTTGCCGGAGATGGGAGTCTGCGAAGCAGCCTGCAGCAGCAGGCCGGGCTGCTGGGAGTAAAGGAAAGGGTACTCTTTTTAGGGGCGCTTTCCCGGGATGATCTTGCCGCGTGGTATCGCAAGGCATCTTTGCTGGTTATTTCAAGCCATAGTGAAGGCTGGCCCACCATCATTTATGAAGCTCTGGCCTGCAACACCCCTGTGGTTGCGCCTGATGTCGGCGGGATACGGGAAATTCTGCATAGCCCGGAACTTGGTGTGCTGTTGACGGATAACGCCCCGCTCAAGCTCGCGGAAGGGATTCGCGGAGCATTGGCAACCTGTTGGCGTATGGATGTGCTGCGGAATGAGGCGGAACGCAACTCGTGGGACTCCATTGCCCGTCAGTATGTGGAAATATACCGGAAGGTAGTCTGA
- a CDS encoding TIGR03087 family PEP-CTERM/XrtA system glycosyltransferase, with amino-acid sequence MTFPEITTAGSDADQGQRGDILMLCHRIPYPPDKGDKIRSYNFLMHLLHSGWRVHLGALVDEPGDLEHAKVLQRLCASVKLVSVSPLLKKIIGVTGVFRGRAMSVEYFRNTSLQKWVDERCKALQLHAVLCVCAPMAEYVFRNARLSQAESFADRSEDRMPLLLMDFMDVDSEKWRDYAASSTFPMSNVYGLEAWLLRRYEQKIAERFHHVLLVSDEEATLFRERVSVKGHVSGLSNGVDLETFAAMPPVRNRRMFFCGAMDYLPNIDAVEWFVQSVFPRIRKEIPDAEFVIVGSKPSSRVRQLGDVEGVTVTGKVPDVRPYAREAALCVVPLRIARGLQNKVLEAMAMGRAVVATPEAVTGIAGKATRDFVVARADAGAFADAALTLLRNPGHAEAIAEHGRRLVEDKYRWAACLKQLDILLQQQSADSPVVSPVHSLPAGEIGNNDA; translated from the coding sequence ATGACGTTTCCCGAAATCACGACCGCTGGATCAGATGCAGATCAGGGGCAACGCGGCGACATTCTTATGTTGTGCCATCGCATCCCTTATCCTCCTGATAAGGGAGACAAGATCCGCTCCTACAACTTTCTCATGCACCTGCTTCATTCTGGCTGGAGGGTGCACCTTGGCGCTCTGGTGGATGAGCCTGGCGACTTGGAACATGCCAAGGTGTTGCAGAGGCTTTGCGCTTCCGTGAAGCTGGTGTCTGTTTCACCGTTATTGAAGAAAATAATCGGTGTTACAGGTGTGTTTCGTGGGCGCGCCATGAGCGTGGAATATTTCCGCAATACCTCGTTGCAAAAATGGGTGGATGAACGCTGCAAGGCTCTGCAACTGCATGCCGTGCTGTGCGTCTGCGCACCTATGGCCGAGTATGTGTTCCGTAATGCTCGCTTGTCGCAAGCGGAAAGTTTTGCAGATAGAAGTGAAGATCGTATGCCTCTTCTTTTGATGGATTTCATGGATGTAGATTCAGAGAAATGGCGTGATTATGCTGCATCATCGACTTTTCCCATGAGCAACGTCTACGGTCTGGAAGCATGGTTGCTGCGCCGGTATGAGCAGAAAATTGCAGAGCGCTTTCATCATGTTCTACTTGTTTCAGACGAAGAAGCAACGCTGTTTCGTGAGCGGGTGTCAGTCAAGGGGCATGTTTCGGGTTTGTCAAATGGGGTGGATCTGGAGACTTTTGCGGCGATGCCCCCTGTCCGGAACCGAAGGATGTTCTTTTGTGGAGCCATGGACTACCTGCCGAACATTGATGCGGTGGAATGGTTTGTCCAATCCGTGTTTCCGCGTATTCGCAAGGAAATACCGGATGCTGAATTTGTGATTGTGGGCAGCAAACCGTCTTCCAGAGTTCGGCAGCTTGGTGATGTAGAAGGGGTCACCGTCACCGGCAAGGTGCCGGATGTGCGTCCTTATGCCCGCGAGGCGGCCTTGTGTGTTGTCCCTTTACGTATTGCGCGCGGATTGCAGAATAAGGTGCTTGAAGCCATGGCCATGGGGCGAGCCGTGGTTGCTACTCCGGAGGCCGTGACAGGTATTGCCGGAAAGGCGACTAGAGATTTTGTAGTGGCAAGAGCAGATGCCGGTGCCTTTGCCGATGCGGCGCTGACCCTGCTTCGGAATCCCGGTCATGCGGAGGCCATTGCAGAGCATGGGCGCAGGCTCGTTGAAGACAAGTATCGTTGGGCAGCCTGCCTGAAACAATTGGATATATTGTTGCAGCAGCAGTCAGCAGATTCTCCCGTAGTGTCCCCGGTACATTCGTTACCGGCGGGTGAGATAGGAAATAATGATGCGTGA
- a CDS encoding GNAT family N-acetyltransferase, which translates to MMRDGVRELLPEELVMWDDYVTMHPDAGPYHRTAWLEAVRRAYGFSSLALGYWRDGGLIGVLPLVRHVVPTRKAVLTSLPFCDFGDALGDSPEDVALLREYALASARCAGERLDLRRPVHSVSGGKERHKGDWEGHSDKARQTYQGGGKVLMRLPLPESAEALWQSFRSKLRSQVNRPVKSGMVCQSGGKELLDAFYRVYVHNMRDLGSPPHARGWFDQVLCCFGADARVFVVHEASGQPVAASLLLLNGKTATVPWASSLRKWNSQSPNMLLYWTMLEYAAQKGCGMFDFGRSTPGEGTYHFKAQWGARPVELHWERYQPDGSVEIISTSNRISRSRELAEMCWQRLPVAVSTLAGTALRRYISL; encoded by the coding sequence ATGATGCGTGATGGTGTAAGAGAATTGCTGCCGGAAGAGCTGGTGATGTGGGATGACTACGTCACTATGCATCCCGATGCCGGGCCGTATCACCGGACAGCTTGGCTGGAGGCGGTGCGCAGGGCCTATGGTTTTTCTTCGCTTGCGTTGGGATACTGGAGAGATGGGGGACTCATCGGGGTGCTTCCTTTGGTGCGTCATGTTGTACCCACCCGCAAAGCGGTGTTGACTTCATTGCCTTTTTGCGACTTTGGAGATGCCTTGGGCGATTCCCCGGAGGATGTCGCCCTGCTTAGAGAGTATGCGCTTGCGTCCGCCCGTTGCGCAGGAGAGAGGCTGGACCTGCGTCGTCCTGTTCACTCCGTGTCTGGTGGGAAGGAGAGGCACAAGGGAGATTGGGAAGGCCATTCAGATAAAGCAAGGCAGACATATCAAGGGGGGGGGAAAGTGCTCATGCGCCTTCCTCTTCCGGAATCGGCAGAGGCGCTTTGGCAGTCTTTTCGTTCAAAGTTACGTAGTCAGGTGAACCGCCCTGTAAAAAGTGGCATGGTCTGCCAATCAGGTGGTAAGGAACTGCTGGATGCTTTTTATCGGGTATATGTCCACAATATGCGAGATCTCGGCTCTCCTCCCCATGCAAGAGGGTGGTTTGACCAGGTACTCTGCTGTTTTGGGGCGGATGCGAGAGTGTTTGTGGTGCATGAAGCATCGGGACAGCCTGTGGCAGCGTCTTTATTGTTGCTGAATGGTAAGACGGCGACAGTTCCGTGGGCCTCGTCCTTGCGGAAGTGGAATTCGCAAAGTCCCAATATGCTTCTGTATTGGACGATGCTGGAATACGCTGCGCAGAAAGGGTGTGGAATGTTTGATTTCGGACGTTCAACGCCCGGCGAAGGGACATATCATTTCAAAGCTCAATGGGGAGCGCGCCCTGTAGAGTTGCACTGGGAACGATATCAGCCGGATGGAAGCGTGGAGATAATCTCCACCTCCAATAGGATTTCCCGCTCGCGGGAATTAGCGGAGATGTGTTGGCAGCGACTGCCTGTTGCAGTTTCAACTTTGGCGGGCACTGCACTGCGCCGCTATATTTCCTTGTAG